In Geitlerinema sp. PCC 9228, a single window of DNA contains:
- a CDS encoding phycobiliprotein lyase gives MDAMDFFHKSAGTWRSQRTTHHLPFRRAEVGESEIRVDSLKADDPQVAEVCRMHEIDPSRAAGGARVSWQGSMEWDKEDEENHAGSTILVLVPNEDDASKGLLLRERGYAEVTPVAGKYEIDSEDAMLLITDYETMSSVERFWFPNDDLRMRSSTVTRFGGFSTASFCTESRVDSATPANDESEKQIPEAGFSALGW, from the coding sequence ATGGATGCAATGGATTTCTTTCACAAAAGTGCTGGAACGTGGCGATCGCAGCGTACCACGCACCACCTACCTTTCCGACGTGCTGAAGTGGGCGAGTCGGAAATCCGCGTAGACAGTTTGAAGGCCGACGATCCGCAAGTGGCCGAAGTCTGTCGCATGCATGAAATTGACCCCAGCCGTGCCGCCGGCGGAGCCAGAGTCAGTTGGCAAGGAAGCATGGAATGGGACAAAGAAGACGAAGAAAACCATGCTGGTTCCACCATCTTAGTCTTAGTTCCCAACGAAGACGACGCCAGCAAAGGGCTGTTGTTGCGCGAACGGGGTTATGCAGAAGTTACCCCAGTAGCTGGCAAATACGAAATCGACTCTGAAGATGCCATGCTGCTAATCACCGATTACGAAACCATGAGTTCGGTGGAGCGTTTTTGGTTTCCCAACGACGACCTGCGGATGCGTAGCAGTACGGTAACCCGTTTTGGTGGTTTCAGCACAGCGTCCTTCTGTACGGAATCCCGCGTCGATTCTGCTACACCAGCAAATGACGAATCTGAAAAACAGATACCAGAGGCTGGGTTTTCTGCCCTCGGTTGGTAG
- a CDS encoding phycobilisome rod-core linker polypeptide, translated as MAIPLLEYSPKSQNERVSGYEVPGEEQPKIYDMVDVTSNEDMEELIWAAYRQIFSEHQLLKSNRQSILESQLKYKQITVRDFIRGLVTSEVFRERNYNTNNNYRFVAMCVQRVLGREVYNEREKIAWSIVLATKGMKGFVDALLDSDEYMQNFGDNIVPFQRRRILPQRDRGETPFNLKTPRYGAYHRAQLGFPQIVWQNAVRTFRPQEKQPQAGDPVSYLGMAREIRPRENPIPRVSAQNIDYLSKVPRK; from the coding sequence GTGGCAATTCCTTTATTAGAATACTCTCCCAAAAGCCAAAACGAACGGGTGAGCGGTTACGAAGTGCCCGGTGAAGAACAGCCAAAAATTTACGACATGGTAGATGTCACCTCCAATGAGGACATGGAGGAATTGATTTGGGCTGCTTACCGGCAAATTTTCAGCGAACACCAACTGCTGAAAAGCAACCGCCAGTCGATTTTGGAATCCCAGTTAAAATACAAGCAAATTACCGTTCGAGACTTCATTCGCGGCTTGGTCACGTCTGAAGTGTTCCGCGAACGCAATTACAACACCAACAACAATTACCGTTTCGTGGCAATGTGCGTCCAACGGGTTCTTGGACGGGAAGTTTACAACGAACGGGAAAAAATTGCTTGGTCTATCGTTCTTGCGACCAAAGGCATGAAAGGCTTTGTTGATGCCTTGTTGGATAGCGATGAGTACATGCAAAACTTTGGGGACAATATTGTACCGTTCCAACGGCGTCGGATTTTGCCCCAGCGCGATCGCGGCGAAACGCCTTTCAATTTAAAAACCCCGCGTTATGGTGCTTACCACCGCGCCCAACTTGGGTTCCCGCAAATTGTCTGGCAAAATGCCGTACGTACGTTCCGCCCGCAAGAAAAGCAGCCTCAAGCTGGCGATCCGGTAAGCTATCTAGGTATGGCGCGGGAAATCCGTCCCAGGGAAAATCCCATTCCGCGGGTTTCTGCCCAAAATATTGACTATTTGTCGAAAGTACCTCGCAAATAG